The window TAAAACTAAACCTGCCCTGCTGGGACTTAACCAATTAGAAGGATTGACACTACCCCCTTCCCTTGTTAAGGTAGATATGTCTTTTATGATCTTCATATCGAGAAAGAAGGAGGAGCTATGAAGGGATTGGTAAAAAAGGGAGCTTTCCTATTTTCTTTATCTCTCCTTTTGCTGATAACCGTCTCCGCATCCAATCACTCTGCAAGCATCATCGAAAAGAGGCTACTTCGCGCTTACCGGCTGGAGAGAAACGGCTGGATCATCGTCCACATCGAGGGCGCCCCTTACGATCGAGGATTCCAGCACGGCTATCTCCTCGCCCCGGAGATAGAGAAGGAGCTCGCTCGGTTAAAGAAGATAGCCAAACTCCATTATAAATTCGACTGGAGCACCTACCGGGAGGCAGCGGAGAAGGTTTATCTACCGAGGATACCCGAAGAGTACCGAAAGGAGATGGGAGGAATCGTTGCCGGAGCCCGGGCGAATGGGATATCGCTTGATCTTGTTGATATCGTAATAATAAACAACTTCTACCAGATGAGCTGGTACTACCTCCCCTCGGTCTCGAAGAAGAAAACCGTTCTCCTGACAAAGGCGGAGAAATGCAGTGCCTTCATCGCCACCGGGGAGGCGACCAGGGATGGGAAGATAGTGATGGCACACAACACCTGGCTTC is drawn from Acidobacteriota bacterium and contains these coding sequences:
- a CDS encoding peptidase C45, whose translation is MKGLVKKGAFLFSLSLLLLITVSASNHSASIIEKRLLRAYRLERNGWIIVHIEGAPYDRGFQHGYLLAPEIEKELARLKKIAKLHYKFDWSTYREAAEKVYLPRIPEEYRKEMGGIVAGARANGISLDLVDIVIINNFYQMSWYYLPSVSKKKTVLLTKAEKCSAFIATGEATRDGKIVMAHNTWLLYPMGVDWNIILDIKPTKGHRMITQTCPGSIHSGPDWIVNDAGIMVTETTISGYTGGVDMNGIPESIRLRKATQYADSIDEWVAIMLEGNTGE